AACTAAAGACACTAAAGGAATCGTTATTTCCGAAACAGGCAATCCTACAAAACACAAAATGCCATTGTAACTCAACAAGTTAAAAGCAATATCCCAATCTATTTTTGATGGAATAGTGCTGAGTATCAAATCAAAACTTCCTTCTAGTGCTTTCATCTCTGAAACACTATCCCATTTTTGAAAGTGATGAGCACCAAATTCTTTCGCTTCTGCTTCTTTATTTGCTGAAGCAGAAAATGCCGTAACTTCTGCACCCATCGCCCGGGCAAACTTAACAGCTAAATGCCCTAAACCGCCAATTCCTAAAACCCCAACTTTCATTCCTGGGTGTTTTATATATGTTCGTAAAGGTGCGTACACTGTAATTCCAGCACATAGCAAAGGTGCAGCACTAGCCGAATCTAAATTATCAGGAATTTTATAAGCAAAATCCGCAGGTGCTCGCAATCGATCGGCAAAACCGCCATGATTGCCAACGATTAAACCTGTTAAACCATGACGACAGATATTTTCTTCTCCTTGCAAACAGTAATCGCAGACACGACAGGAATTTCTAATCCAACCAAACCCAACTCGATCGCCTTTTTTGACAGATGTAACCTGTTCCCCAATTTCAGTCACTATTCCTACAACTTCATGCCCAGCAACTAACGGATATTGACTCACTTTCCAGTCATTATCGATCATGTGAATATCCGTGTGACACAAACCATTGTGCGTAACGCGAATTTCAATTTCATCCGCTTTTAAAGGCAGCGGTTCATATTCCCAAGGTTGCAACCTTTCACCTACGTTTAAGGCTGCATAAGTTTTAAACGTCGTTTGTGGTGTCATAGTTATCTAATTTTTAAAAGAGTGTTTTTTTATGAATCATCTTATATTTTATGTTAAAATTAAAATCACTTAAAACCTTTATAATCAAATTTTAAACATTGACTTATGAATTTTTTAATTATTATCAAT
The genomic region above belongs to Phormidium ambiguum IAM M-71 and contains:
- a CDS encoding NAD(P)-dependent alcohol dehydrogenase, giving the protein MTPQTTFKTYAALNVGERLQPWEYEPLPLKADEIEIRVTHNGLCHTDIHMIDNDWKVSQYPLVAGHEVVGIVTEIGEQVTSVKKGDRVGFGWIRNSCRVCDYCLQGEENICRHGLTGLIVGNHGGFADRLRAPADFAYKIPDNLDSASAAPLLCAGITVYAPLRTYIKHPGMKVGVLGIGGLGHLAVKFARAMGAEVTAFSASANKEAEAKEFGAHHFQKWDSVSEMKALEGSFDLILSTIPSKIDWDIAFNLLSYNGILCFVGLPVSEITIPLVSLVVGQKKVVGSVVGGRRFMREMLDFAALNQITPMVELMPLHQVNEAIAKLLANQARYRIVLVSDENN